Within Topomyia yanbarensis strain Yona2022 chromosome 2, ASM3024719v1, whole genome shotgun sequence, the genomic segment aaaaaagggatcaagtctcctcagtttCCCCTAACGTTTGCTATTTTATACATAAGAGATACAAATGATATGCTCTTAACGTTGAAGTGGAGCAAAGCACGACATTTCAGCCTTTTTTTCtattgaaaaatttcgaaataaaGAAGATATCTCTGTCGCGCTAAAGAAACCGAAAATAGTGATTGGTAGTGCATGATTATCTTAttacatatcgtcgctgttgtgatatcttatgacaaacgtcaTTTTGgtgtaaactgagttagatatgctacATGACTTGTCTAAAAAGTGTCCACAAAGTGacgtttccagaattttgacattttgcttggttactgagaaatagtgagaaacgtgctgagaaatttttaatttttttgcttcaaatgactgtatcTGGGGATTGGCCTAAGTTATCTTgataaataaaatgtttttatgtgtaaaactatcttagaaacacaatggcataatgattttccaaacaaaaatacacgaatggtgagaaaaatgcagtttaagtatTAAactagaaatatagcatatttggcaacactggaaccaaaaattaaattttttttctagattccctgacccatttccttcaaaatgcatctcaccgattgtttatagaccaaataaagccaaagatatgaataaaagataataattgatgattttttttgtatggaaaattttccatgcacgattatgacacgccatacaaattttgtcttcaatacataataataataataataatctatgacacgtgtgaatgcgacttttgtttgcatttatagtaaaaactcgcaacatagtcaaccgatcttcctAACATTTGAGAGATTCATATAGAAGAGATAGAAACATCAATTGTCTTttatgaattgtttctaccatttattaGTTTctagatattcaatctcaaactttaaaaatcgtttttctcgaattggcgcttgtcataagatagcacaaacGTTGGCACAACGGCGACGATATGCTAATATTTGACAGCCATAGTGCTAAATTGTAAACATTGTTATTAGCGTTGTTCAGAAACATGTTgaagtgttgcaagttaccccgtttGATGATATTTTTTAGATAGAACAAACATAGGGCAATTTCGGGAGAaatgccgcactctctatatctcgtatatagggttacttttatacggtaacatgatattgtgagtttgtctttcgaagaattacaacactggaggtGTAATCTTTTTTTCAACTCACAAAATTTTTATTGATGgttatgtgcgtccagttgcatcacagagtgccaacaaattttcagcaccacaataaaatttcgtttttttaattgttagacttttttggtaaatcatgtatcgattgaatagctgggaccttttagaaggcattctgatcatgagcacggtcatccataatttcagaggaacatgtcgtcgtgcggcatctcttccctacaattgggagagatgccgcatcaaaattgcgagtgagatgccgcactcgatggagGAGGATGCGTatctaaaatgtatttttttcacctcggaatgtcattaaatgatcatttctcgacaaacatatgattacggcctaaaagccaactgtcaaaatccactttgaatgaaaattccagacaaaccgttactagtcgaacacagttcacaacagtttatgaaacagaaaacttttctctttcatttattaccaacatctgtgattggcgtgtaacggtttgtccggaatttccattcaaagtggattttgacagttggtttttaggccgtaatcatatgtttgtcgagatttgccTCATGTATAGcttcttaataaggtatatccacaaactaacgggcCTAACACAGTAActtataggattatgagtctatttatcgaTATACTTAAACGCGCAATATGTATcgaagtattagttacttcggggATCGAAGTACGCTTTGAGCAAAGTTAGATGCAAATTCCTAATGTGTCGCGTTTTTTCACCAATTGACAAACAGTTCATGATACTGCAAGTTTAGACTTTTTGTACTAAAGAAATAAGTTCTTCAAAACTGTGAAGCTTTCTTGTGCGTGTGTGCAAaatagtgaaaatcagtcagttTAGTGAAAACGTCAGCATCGGTATCGGTTTGTTGCTGATGTGCTGTCAGAATCGTCACCCGGCTCCTCACCGATGCCTTCTTCGTCAACTACATCTCAAGTCGTcgatgttgtgctatcttatgacaaacgccattttggggtaaactgagttagatatgccacatcacgtgtctaaaaaatctctacaatgtggcgttttcagaattttgatattctgcttggttactgagatatagcaaaaaacatgatgagaaattttgaattttttgcttcaaatgactgtgtctaagGATTACCTCAAGGTGTCTTGatatataagatgtttttatgtgtaaaactctctaaagaacacaatggcataataattttcaaaacaaaattacacgaaatgtgagaaaaatgcagttttagttttaaactggaaatatagcatatttggcaacactgtacccaaaaataactatttttgctagattctctgactcatttcctttaaactgcatctcaccgattgtttataggccAAACTAAATCaaacatatgaataaaagttaataattgatgatttttttctatggaaaattttccatgcacggttatgacacgccatacaaattttgtcatctatacacacctatgacacgtgtgagtgcgacttttgtttacatttatagtcaaaactcgcaacatagtcaatcgATCctcataatatttgagagatttataaggaatagatagaagcatcaattgtcttcattgaattgtttataccatttataattttcaagatattcaatctcaaactttaaaaatcgtttttctcgaaatgagctaaatggcgcttgtcataagatagcacaacagcgacgaagtgCTGTGGTGACCCAGCTAAGAGGCATGTTTGGAGAAAGTAGTCTGTCGGTGGTGCCATCACTCAAATAAATCTGGTGAGATCAATCCgatttataataattataattatccATTTTGTTGAATATATAAAATCACTCCAAACCTACATCCCATTTTCCTTCCCTACTAACAAAATCGAACaaccgtaatacctatggagtttgcgtgggttccccgtatcttcttaagtaggtattcaactaacatttccttcccttttgcgatcgtaaggacatggccaggtgtgCAGTAAACTATACTGTCGTATAAAAAGATTTCACTGTATCAGCCACCATGACGATtgcggtcgtttttgctatgctatgctaagtattagttacttcggtttattcttcaaagtttcaggcactaattttcgtgaacgcattgatttgtagtgatttcaatattgggataaaaacgaaaatttcaaagaatagatgctttttcaaaatgaatctttcaagaacaaacctaagtgataaaaattcattgttgggagaaacagccaaaCACTGCTTTTATGGAACCGTTAATAACACATAGATATatacatatagataaatagttcTCTTAATTAAGTTTCTACAACCGTTAGACACGGTTACgaaagcaaaatatttttaaaatgttgaataaaagtATGTTCCtagaaatggtagtacccccttaaggaacgtgaaggtgctagccggtttataggtgtaatcaaagttcatgaaactcagcttaAGATacttaatcacaaaaacatcaacaagagctaaaatacttttgttcaccatttttcagtttatgACCAtggtgcggcgtctcacccgcacatgcggcatctctcccgcaatgaccttttttgtgaaatgttcgtggaaatttgattttttttttcatgacaaaaaccatttcacagtattttagaaacttgttgCAATTGATAAAAGTGATTTAATCAATTATTGAATCGTTTaatttgatgcaggatcgatttttagaaatgtgcggcatctctcctcaAAATACCCTACGTCAATATCTgtgagaaatatttaattttttggtaaaatctTTCAAGAAAAGCCTTATCTGTTGTGTAACACAGCAAATCAgcatttgtgaaaaaaaaacttctaggAATTATTGTAAGCACTAGATACAAACTTAAGTTTCTCATGTAGCTGTTATATTATTGTAGCCATTACGTTTCAAAGATTTCGAACGAATTTAAAAGTGTACCACCAAAACTACAATAAAACCAACAAAGTACTACTCACTGAACGCTGGTGTCAGTATGATCGCACAGTGCGATCCGGAATGCCGCTCCAAGATGTAGTTGAAAATCACCGATGGATAAGTGTTGCTGCTATCCGCCAGTGGTGATTCATGTTTCTGTACTGCAGTGGATACGATATTCCATTCGTTGTGACTGTTGGTGTCTTCCGAGCCAAGAGACGTTCCATTCGCTATGAAATCCACCTCGTTCGAATGTTCCGCCCACATTCCGAATCGTAGCGTACAGTTCTGTCGATCGAACGGCCAATTGGAATAATCCGAACGGCACAGGCTGTGGTATTCGCAGGCTGGAACGCATTTCACCAGTCCACTGCTGGCTAGAAGACACTTTGGGGTGGTACAGGATGCATCCAAATTATTACTGTAATACCTACTCAAGAAAACGGAGAAATGTAAGTTGGTCAGATTATTATCAAATTTGATCTTACGCCGAATATGGCATCATATCAGGTAACCAAATATCCTCGGAATCAATCACAAGTTCCTTTATTTCGGCGTACTCCATTGGATTCCAATTCAGAAATTCATCCTTCCATGTGAGCAACAGCCAAACATTTATATACAATTTTTGAAGACTATCGACCTGTGATCGGAGGACGGGAATGTGTAATAACGGCTTTCTGCTAATATTTATTTACTTACAAAGTTGAAATTTTGCAAAACCATATGCAGGTTAACGATGACAGCATCGGTGTGACTTTTCACCGGGCGTTCCGATTTGTCATATTTATTACAGAGAAGTTTTTTCCTTAGCACAGCTTCAGTATTCTTTGGTTCCACATCACAGTTCATCGACACTTTAATgaacttttttttacaaaaaatttcgGTTCGGCAAGAATACAACTACTTACCTATGCGATTTATCTGATAAAGCAGCACAACTATTAAAACTGCTTTCATATTTGCTGTAGTGGATTGCAGGATGGTACTTCCTTCACCAAATACAAAACAGTACTGGTGTTGAAACGATCTGAGGCAGACAATATTCGAATATGCTCGACCTACTAACTGTGGTAACCTCCTCCGAAATATGATATTACTTTGATAGGCGCCAGAGAAGATAACATTTCCCTTTTTTAAatctatatcaaaatatgtttaaCTAATTAGAACTAAAATGGTACATCACCCTTTCGTTTCATTTATTTCCGTTTCGAATAATTATAATGTATTGGTATTAATGCATAAACAATTTATACAAATATATGgtataaatattataaaattacTGCTTCCAAATTTGTTGAACAGGTGCGACGACGTGTTCCGGTCTTTCATTTCCAAGTGGGATGAAACAAAACAGCATTACCGCGTAGACGACAGTGGTTGTGATAAAGCAGATACGTTCCAGTATCAAAGCAATCCGTTGCCATTG encodes:
- the LOC131682204 gene encoding neuronal acetylcholine receptor subunit beta-3-like yields the protein MKAVLIVVLLYQINRIVSMNCDVEPKNTEAVLRKKLLCNKYDKSERPVKSHTDAVIVNLHMVLQNFNFVDSLQKLYINVWLLLTWKDEFLNWNPMEYAEIKELVIDSEDIWLPDMMPYSAYYSNNLDASCTTPKCLLASSGLVKCVPACEYHSLCRSDYSNWPFDRQNCTLRFGMWAEHSNEVDFIANGTSLGSEDTNSHNEWNIVSTAVQKHESPLADSSNTYPSVIFNYILERHSGSHCAIILTPAFIMVAINIISLWLNCCSLERLVMLGSNVIIHFLFIENLYWQVPFNGSTTPSFLTFFRDSLVITASLLVLTVFIKHIYLSDSEAPVAVSGIINTLTGNQLGQKLFGTNLDQDNARIGAFNESTAGENSADTVILVGENLPEPKKTAGKSGTYKSLALMIDRILYIGITVTYVLFLVSLIPKRS